The Novosphingobium kaempferiae genome includes a window with the following:
- a CDS encoding nitroreductase yields the protein MSMVERESVFDDGADTSDMPDAIVLSRLLGERFSCRAYRQDSIPRPVIRRMLAMAQLSASWCNSQPWQTIVTEGAGTGRFATALFEHAVANGAANGGIPTASPDFAFPVVYRGVYKERQREVGRQLYESVGITRGDREASGRQALQNFRLFDAPHALIVTSERDLGTYGAIDTGIYVGNLLLAAQSLGLGIVPQAALAGYAPLIREYFNIPENRLVVLGASFGYPDLDHPANSFRSRRACVEDVVDWVTT from the coding sequence GCGGACACATCCGATATGCCTGACGCGATCGTGCTCTCCCGGCTTCTCGGCGAGCGTTTCAGTTGCCGGGCATATCGGCAAGATTCAATCCCCCGGCCGGTGATCCGCCGCATGCTGGCGATGGCGCAATTATCGGCATCTTGGTGCAATTCTCAGCCTTGGCAGACGATCGTGACCGAAGGAGCGGGGACGGGGCGGTTCGCCACGGCTCTGTTCGAGCATGCCGTAGCCAACGGCGCCGCAAATGGGGGAATTCCGACGGCCAGCCCCGATTTCGCTTTTCCCGTCGTCTATCGCGGCGTGTACAAGGAGCGGCAGAGGGAAGTTGGCAGACAGCTTTACGAAAGTGTGGGCATAACCCGTGGAGACAGGGAAGCGTCAGGGCGGCAGGCGCTGCAAAATTTTCGGCTCTTCGACGCGCCTCACGCACTGATCGTGACGTCCGAGCGCGATCTCGGCACTTATGGAGCGATCGATACCGGCATCTATGTAGGTAATCTGCTGCTCGCGGCGCAGAGCCTGGGGCTCGGCATTGTTCCCCAGGCGGCTTTGGCTGGTTACGCGCCACTGATACGCGAGTACTTCAACATACCCGAAAATCGGCTCGTGGTGCTCGGAGCTTCATTTGGCTACCCCGATCTTGACCATCCCGCGAATAGTTTCCGTTCCCGACGCGCTTGTGTCGAAGATGTGGTAGATTGGGTGACTACTTGA
- a CDS encoding RNA polymerase sigma factor: protein MPEREFNPGTGPVKEGVTPGEADATGAGGEPARRRRIAVWVAREIVPHEARIRRWLARSRLSPEDIDEVMQEAYCRIAMLPSVDHIDQPLAYMSAIARNLMLRRLKRQQVVVFEAVSDIETWRDEETPSPEEQAASRMSYERVMAIIGTLPERCRRVVELRKIEGWSQKEIATHLGMTEKAVEKQVWNGVRAIRDAWLRAEALSEGRMTPVEPKEARRW, encoded by the coding sequence ATGCCAGAACGGGAATTCAATCCCGGCACAGGCCCGGTGAAGGAGGGTGTCACGCCAGGAGAGGCAGACGCAACAGGGGCAGGCGGCGAACCTGCCCGGAGACGCCGGATCGCGGTCTGGGTCGCGCGCGAGATCGTGCCGCACGAGGCGCGCATCCGCCGATGGCTCGCGCGTTCGCGGCTCTCGCCGGAGGATATCGACGAGGTCATGCAGGAAGCCTACTGCCGCATAGCGATGCTCCCCTCGGTCGATCACATCGACCAGCCTCTCGCCTACATGTCGGCGATCGCGCGCAACCTCATGCTGCGGCGGCTCAAGCGCCAGCAGGTGGTGGTCTTCGAAGCGGTCAGCGACATCGAGACATGGCGCGACGAGGAGACTCCTTCGCCGGAAGAGCAGGCCGCAAGCCGCATGAGCTACGAGCGGGTCATGGCGATCATCGGCACTCTGCCCGAACGCTGCCGACGCGTGGTGGAACTGCGCAAGATCGAAGGGTGGTCTCAGAAGGAGATCGCGACCCACCTCGGCATGACCGAGAAGGCCGTCGAGAAACAGGTCTGGAACGGCGTGCGCGCCATCCGCGACGCCTGGCTGCGCGCCGAGGCGCTGAGCGAGGGCCGGATGACGCCCGTCGAACCGAAGGAGGCGCGCCGATGGTGA
- a CDS encoding FecR family protein — protein MVTSATQQARDEAARFVARMDGDAWAAADEAELQAWLAQDPLRQGLLLQTQAHWLALTPQAEETAAEPEVGEEADTAPSGAWRRRGVMAGIAASVVLAFAGLRWVQSPAAYTTRLGEIRRLPLSDGSVMTMNSGSELTVTMAQQAREVELTQGEAWFEVAKDAKRPFVVASGDVRVRAVGTAFSVRRRETGVEILVTEGVVETWAEGDRDLRMRLTAGDRAMMSAHAVIDYETGVSSSVDRALAWRGGMIDLDGRTLYDAADEFNRYNRRQIIIADPDVAREKLDGLFRVNDPEGFAEAVKASLGVALDTSNPALIRIE, from the coding sequence ATGGTGACCTCCGCCACACAGCAGGCCCGCGACGAGGCCGCCCGCTTCGTCGCCCGGATGGACGGCGATGCATGGGCCGCGGCGGACGAGGCCGAACTTCAGGCCTGGCTGGCGCAGGATCCGCTGCGTCAGGGCCTGCTCCTCCAGACGCAGGCGCACTGGCTCGCCCTGACGCCGCAGGCCGAGGAAACGGCAGCCGAGCCGGAGGTCGGGGAAGAGGCCGATACCGCTCCATCCGGGGCATGGCGTCGCCGGGGCGTCATGGCAGGCATCGCCGCCTCGGTAGTGCTGGCCTTCGCCGGGCTGCGCTGGGTGCAGAGCCCGGCCGCCTACACAACCCGTCTCGGCGAGATCCGGCGGCTGCCGCTGTCGGACGGCTCGGTCATGACCATGAACTCGGGTAGCGAACTCACCGTGACCATGGCGCAGCAGGCGCGCGAGGTCGAACTGACGCAGGGCGAGGCCTGGTTCGAGGTCGCCAAGGATGCGAAACGGCCCTTCGTCGTCGCCTCGGGTGACGTGCGGGTGCGCGCCGTGGGCACCGCCTTTTCGGTGCGGCGACGCGAAACGGGAGTCGAGATCCTCGTCACCGAGGGCGTGGTGGAAACCTGGGCCGAGGGCGACCGCGACCTGCGCATGCGTCTCACGGCAGGCGACCGCGCGATGATGAGCGCACATGCGGTGATCGACTATGAGACCGGCGTCTCGTCCTCGGTGGACCGGGCGCTGGCCTGGCGGGGCGGGATGATCGACCTCGACGGGCGCACGCTCTACGACGCGGCGGACGAGTTCAACCGCTACAACCGTCGCCAGATCATCATCGCCGACCCGGACGTCGCGCGGGAGAAGCTGGACGGACTGTTCCGCGTCAACGACCCGGAAGGCTTCGCCGAAGCGGTGAAGGCCAGCCTCGGCGTGGCGCTCGACACCAGCAATCCTGCGCTGATCCGCATCGAATAG
- a CDS encoding TonB-dependent receptor, with translation MRVSTLRGALFTSVAIVCAVSSTAQAAAQTRQFAIEAQPAETAITQLGRQGDIQIIAARRLTHAVRANAVRGEMSVDEALTRLLAGTGLVAKRTGPGSYAVVARSATPPAPPRTVTLTSLTAAPAIQDAPATASRAAPEASTPDEPAAASEILVTGFRGSLAKAQDLKRRAVNLTESIMAEDMAKMPDLNLSESIQRLPGVAISREGGEGRNITLRGFSPDFTRTTLNGMEVPASSDGLDSGGFTINAGRAFDFHVFASELFNRIDVQKTQRASIEEGGIAGTVDLYSAKPFDFKGFHVVGSAQGGYNTVTRKVDPRATVMISDTFADDRIGVLFSAAYSKRTVYQEGFSSVRWTSPFVNGDSWADTNPTVTGTPEDCGAADRLDCLWAPRLPRADFFGNDQKRLGLTGSIQVKPVDGLQISFDALYSQLDNDRYSYNSMEWLLTHGTPGNYVGQTPLSFTVAPDGKQLVAAAFDDVTSWYESRHQTSTSKFRQFVLSGDYEVSSEIKVDAMVGKARDTADRSELRFYARSIPHYYAYDYSGSRDVATVDYGDYDPNDPANFVNATTAANRLNNVVKDNFTTKANVTFTRGRFTAQAGFAYNRRLVGYSEAQGDLPTFAPQSYLTSFPISHFGSGVVSGGLPTFAVFDFDSIGTDLISTNYTTNVAAGWRVVEKTTGGYGEVTGEIDIGAMTLRLDGGVRWVRTDVESSAVISGSPVEVKRHYDNFLPSFNAALNITPDLVARFAYARSMTRPGLASLNIAAPVFEYTTRTVSNLGNPALKPYLSNDFDLGFEWYFSKGGLFAVGVFKKNIISSLTTSVVQQSVPQEYWAAIYADPRYDPSYQADPATAQYTFYSTVNSSDGNSVKGLEATLNVPFTFLPGALSYFGIASNYTHVSARDSTGLSPNSYNFTAYYDTGEMGLRLSVNKRDDYLLSEPGGNGHVQERKYGPTQVDLSAYYNLTKRLSINVQGINITNEKERIYGTGDGSQYLVREFSKTGAQWFLGARYQF, from the coding sequence ATGAGAGTTTCCACGCTGCGGGGCGCATTGTTCACGTCCGTCGCGATCGTGTGTGCGGTGTCGTCCACGGCTCAGGCCGCGGCGCAGACCCGCCAGTTCGCGATCGAGGCGCAGCCCGCCGAGACCGCGATAACGCAGCTCGGTCGTCAGGGTGATATCCAGATCATCGCGGCGCGGCGCCTGACCCACGCGGTCCGGGCCAATGCCGTGCGCGGCGAGATGAGCGTCGACGAGGCGCTGACGCGGCTGCTCGCCGGGACCGGCCTTGTCGCGAAGCGCACCGGGCCGGGCTCCTATGCCGTCGTCGCCCGCTCCGCGACGCCGCCCGCTCCGCCGCGAACGGTGACGCTGACGAGCCTGACCGCCGCGCCGGCCATCCAGGATGCGCCCGCCACGGCATCGCGCGCCGCGCCCGAGGCGAGCACGCCCGACGAGCCGGCGGCGGCCAGCGAAATCCTCGTCACCGGATTTCGCGGCAGTCTCGCCAAGGCGCAGGATCTCAAGCGCCGGGCGGTGAACCTCACCGAAAGCATCATGGCCGAGGACATGGCCAAGATGCCCGACCTCAACCTGTCGGAATCGATCCAGCGCCTGCCCGGCGTCGCGATCTCCCGCGAGGGTGGCGAGGGACGCAACATCACCTTGCGCGGCTTCTCGCCGGACTTCACGCGCACCACGCTGAACGGCATGGAAGTACCCGCGAGCAGCGACGGCCTCGATTCCGGCGGCTTCACGATCAACGCGGGCCGCGCCTTCGACTTCCACGTCTTCGCGTCGGAGCTGTTCAACCGGATCGACGTGCAGAAAACCCAGCGCGCCTCGATCGAGGAAGGCGGCATCGCCGGTACAGTCGATCTCTATTCGGCCAAGCCGTTCGACTTCAAGGGCTTCCACGTCGTCGGCTCGGCGCAGGGCGGATACAACACGGTGACGCGCAAGGTCGATCCGCGCGCGACGGTGATGATCTCCGACACCTTCGCCGACGACCGCATCGGCGTGCTGTTCTCCGCCGCCTATTCCAAGCGGACGGTCTATCAGGAGGGCTTCTCCAGCGTGCGCTGGACCTCGCCCTTCGTGAACGGTGACAGCTGGGCCGACACCAATCCCACCGTCACCGGCACGCCCGAGGACTGCGGCGCGGCGGACCGCCTCGACTGCCTGTGGGCGCCGCGCCTGCCGCGCGCGGATTTCTTCGGCAACGACCAGAAACGTCTCGGCCTGACCGGGTCGATCCAGGTCAAGCCGGTAGACGGGCTGCAGATCAGCTTTGACGCGCTCTATTCGCAGCTCGACAACGACCGCTACAGCTACAACTCGATGGAGTGGCTGCTGACCCACGGCACGCCGGGCAACTACGTCGGCCAGACCCCGCTGTCCTTCACCGTCGCCCCTGATGGAAAGCAGCTTGTCGCTGCCGCGTTCGACGACGTGACCTCGTGGTACGAAAGCCGCCACCAGACCTCGACCTCCAAGTTCCGCCAGTTCGTGCTCTCGGGCGACTACGAGGTGTCGAGCGAGATCAAGGTCGACGCCATGGTCGGCAAGGCGCGCGATACGGCGGACCGCTCCGAACTGCGCTTCTACGCCCGCTCGATCCCGCACTATTACGCCTACGACTATTCAGGCAGCCGGGATGTCGCCACGGTCGACTACGGGGACTACGATCCGAACGATCCCGCGAACTTCGTCAATGCGACCACTGCCGCCAATCGCCTGAACAACGTCGTGAAGGACAACTTCACGACCAAGGCGAACGTCACGTTCACCCGGGGCCGCTTCACCGCGCAGGCGGGCTTCGCCTACAATCGCCGCCTCGTCGGCTATTCCGAGGCGCAGGGCGACCTGCCGACGTTCGCGCCGCAAAGCTACCTGACGAGCTTTCCCATCAGCCACTTCGGTAGCGGCGTGGTCTCCGGCGGGTTGCCGACCTTCGCGGTGTTCGACTTCGATTCCATCGGCACCGACCTGATCTCGACGAACTACACCACCAACGTCGCCGCAGGCTGGCGGGTCGTCGAGAAGACCACTGGCGGCTACGGCGAAGTCACCGGCGAGATCGACATCGGCGCGATGACGCTGCGGCTCGACGGCGGCGTGCGCTGGGTGCGTACCGACGTGGAATCGAGCGCGGTGATCTCCGGTTCGCCGGTCGAGGTGAAGCGGCACTACGACAACTTCCTGCCGTCGTTCAACGCAGCGCTGAACATCACGCCGGACCTCGTCGCGCGCTTCGCCTATGCCCGGTCGATGACGCGGCCCGGCCTTGCCTCGCTCAATATCGCCGCGCCTGTGTTCGAGTACACCACGCGCACGGTGAGCAACCTCGGCAACCCGGCGCTCAAGCCCTACCTGTCGAACGACTTCGACCTCGGCTTCGAATGGTACTTCAGCAAGGGCGGGCTGTTCGCCGTGGGCGTGTTCAAGAAGAACATCATCAGCTCGCTGACGACCTCGGTCGTGCAGCAGTCGGTCCCGCAGGAATACTGGGCGGCGATCTACGCCGATCCGCGTTACGATCCGTCCTACCAGGCAGACCCGGCGACGGCGCAGTACACGTTCTACAGCACCGTCAATTCGTCGGACGGCAACAGCGTGAAGGGGCTTGAGGCGACGCTCAACGTGCCGTTCACGTTCCTGCCGGGCGCACTATCGTACTTCGGCATCGCGTCGAACTACACCCATGTGTCGGCGCGGGATTCGACGGGTCTCTCGCCCAATTCCTACAACTTCACCGCCTATTACGACACCGGCGAGATGGGCCTGCGCCTGTCGGTCAACAAGCGCGACGATTACCTGCTGAGCGAGCCGGGCGGCAACGGCCATGTGCAGGAACGCAAGTACGGCCCGACGCAGGTCGATCTCTCCGCCTACTACAACCTGACCAAGCGCCTCAGCATCAACGTGCAGGGCATCAACATCACCAACGAGAAGGAACGCATTTACGGCACTGGTGACGGCTCTCAATATCTGGTGCGTGAGTTCTCCAAGACTGGCGCCCAGTGGTTCCTGGGTGCCCGCTACCAGTTCTGA
- a CDS encoding alpha/beta hydrolase — translation MSIAKCLAGVLLAACLIPAVAPAREVDDSYTVGRRFDQYRDKYPGIAWPVVTWQPGQSVLFDRPYKTTDARDLHLDIFRPARPLRQGIVLVHGGGWRAGGKSHFYALANLLAQRGYTVFLPEFRLSPEAAYPAGMIDIGDALAWARSHAAEFGLDPRRIAVGGASSGGQMASLLAYAGPSGLFGAGGERTANALIDLDGVLDFTTPQALSFENAAGDASPAARWLGGSYEHAPAKWREASAASHVRKSSPPTLIVSSGIPRFTEGKDAVIAALKRNAIPYRFHAFSNAPHDFWLFDPWLPQVAEQIDSFLASLSSPSEPATR, via the coding sequence GTGTCGATAGCGAAGTGCCTGGCGGGCGTGCTGCTGGCCGCCTGCCTGATCCCCGCCGTCGCCCCGGCCCGCGAGGTGGATGACAGCTACACCGTCGGCCGTCGCTTCGACCAGTACCGGGACAAGTACCCCGGCATCGCCTGGCCTGTGGTGACGTGGCAGCCCGGGCAGTCGGTGCTGTTCGACCGTCCCTACAAGACCACCGACGCGCGCGACCTGCATCTCGACATCTTCCGTCCCGCACGGCCGCTGCGGCAGGGCATCGTGCTTGTCCACGGCGGCGGCTGGCGGGCAGGCGGCAAGTCGCACTTCTACGCACTGGCGAACCTGCTGGCGCAGCGCGGCTATACCGTGTTCCTGCCGGAGTTCCGCCTGTCCCCGGAGGCCGCCTATCCGGCGGGGATGATCGACATCGGCGACGCGCTCGCCTGGGCGCGCAGCCACGCCGCCGAGTTCGGGCTCGATCCCCGGCGCATCGCCGTGGGCGGCGCGTCGTCGGGCGGCCAGATGGCCTCCCTGCTCGCCTATGCCGGGCCTTCCGGGCTGTTCGGCGCGGGGGGCGAGCGCACCGCCAACGCCCTGATCGACCTCGACGGCGTGCTGGACTTCACCACACCGCAGGCGCTGTCGTTCGAGAACGCCGCCGGCGACGCCTCCCCCGCCGCGCGGTGGCTGGGCGGCTCCTATGAACATGCCCCGGCGAAGTGGCGCGAAGCGAGCGCCGCAAGCCATGTCCGCAAGTCATCGCCGCCGACGCTGATCGTCTCCAGCGGCATTCCCCGCTTCACCGAGGGCAAGGATGCCGTGATCGCCGCCCTGAAGCGCAATGCGATCCCCTATCGCTTCCATGCCTTCAGCAATGCCCCGCACGACTTCTGGCTGTTCGACCCATGGCTGCCGCAGGTCGCCGAGCAGATCGACAGCTTCCTTGCCAGCCTTTCCTCTCCCAGCGAGCCCGCCACACGATGA
- a CDS encoding pectinesterase family protein, translating to MKFLTPGVALAAAALTPNAAFAAPAAPPAEYVVQPSCGGTALPCYTAIQPALDAAARDTSGQWITIRIAPGDYAEKPVVARDRLRLIGSGTARTRLHFGAVAQTAGAYHRAGWGTAGSATLTINAKDVVVSGLTVENTYDYLANDRLEGEARIRNPQALALLLDIASDRVRLDRVALLGYQDTLFANGGRALVQRSLIAGNIDFIFGNGQLLIEYSEIRSRRRAAPYEPGEFQSFIAAPSTPSSQEHGIVIYRSRLTREDGVPDGAVALARPWHPTTKFADGRYADPEAIGQVSFIDCFMDRHIHPEHWTTMNGTARDGTPTQVFRPQDSRFWEAGSRGPGAKARDIGMRWKPGEDIKQVWRDIAGWTVSTSKY from the coding sequence ATGAAGTTCCTGACTCCGGGCGTTGCCCTCGCCGCCGCTGCGCTCACGCCGAACGCTGCGTTCGCCGCGCCCGCAGCACCACCCGCCGAATACGTGGTGCAGCCATCGTGCGGTGGTACCGCGCTGCCCTGCTACACCGCGATCCAGCCCGCGCTCGACGCTGCCGCGCGCGATACCTCCGGTCAATGGATCACGATCCGCATCGCGCCCGGAGACTACGCCGAGAAGCCTGTCGTCGCCCGCGACCGTCTGCGGCTGATCGGCAGCGGCACTGCCCGCACACGCCTGCACTTCGGCGCGGTGGCGCAGACCGCCGGGGCCTATCACCGCGCGGGATGGGGAACAGCGGGCTCGGCCACTCTCACCATCAATGCCAAGGATGTGGTCGTCTCCGGCCTCACGGTGGAGAACACCTATGATTATCTCGCCAATGACCGGCTGGAGGGCGAGGCGCGCATCCGCAACCCGCAGGCGCTGGCGCTGCTGCTCGACATCGCGAGCGACCGCGTGCGACTGGATCGCGTGGCGCTGCTCGGCTATCAGGATACGCTCTTCGCAAACGGCGGCCGCGCGCTGGTGCAGCGCAGCCTGATCGCGGGCAACATCGACTTCATCTTCGGCAACGGACAATTGCTGATCGAGTACAGCGAAATCCGGTCGCGCCGCCGCGCCGCGCCCTACGAGCCGGGCGAGTTCCAGTCCTTCATCGCCGCACCTTCCACGCCCTCGTCGCAGGAACACGGCATCGTCATCTACCGCTCGCGCCTGACCCGCGAGGACGGCGTGCCGGACGGAGCGGTGGCGCTGGCCCGGCCCTGGCACCCGACCACGAAGTTCGCCGACGGGCGCTATGCCGACCCCGAGGCCATCGGGCAGGTCTCCTTCATCGACTGCTTCATGGACCGCCACATCCACCCGGAGCACTGGACGACCATGAACGGCACCGCGCGCGACGGCACGCCGACGCAGGTGTTCCGCCCGCAGGATTCGCGCTTCTGGGAAGCCGGCTCGCGCGGCCCCGGCGCGAAGGCCCGCGATATCGGCATGAGATGGAAACCTGGTGAGGACATCAAGCAAGTATGGCGGGACATTGCAGGATGGACCGTGTCAACATCAAAGTATTGA
- a CDS encoding DUF4139 domain-containing protein: MGLGTLTDRAEGETFRLSAGTSTQVLATQKPLAQKEMLLTISNANPFPVSVEIPIGSPGQKIVAQGENLPQTDGIATWSRSLAAGEEAQLRYTY, translated from the coding sequence ATGGGCCTCGGCACGCTGACGGACCGGGCAGAGGGAGAGACCTTCCGCCTCTCCGCCGGGACAAGTACGCAAGTCCTGGCTACCCAGAAGCCGCTGGCGCAAAAGGAGATGCTGTTGACCATCTCCAACGCCAACCCCTTCCCGGTCTCGGTGGAAATCCCGATCGGCTCGCCCGGTCAGAAGATCGTCGCGCAGGGCGAAAATCTGCCGCAGACGGACGGGATCGCTACATGGTCACGATCGCTTGCCGCCGGGGAAGAAGCTCAACTGCGCTACACCTACTGA
- a CDS encoding sigma-54 interaction domain-containing protein, with translation MATLPVTDATLRLHGPLLQRAGAIAASLFDIAAIDFRDGEDRSPTRPRARRVSLSRGAAPAIMREGSAHTAVTYADPVSETSLAMILAAMAGPEDPIAADPESLSVFALAERLAVSDIPVLINGPTGTGKEVLSRFIHARSNRREGPFIAVNCAAMPETMLEAMLFGHQKGAFTGATSASEGFMRAADGGTLLLDEIAELPLPLQAKLLRALQEQEVVPIGSTRAIKVDVRIIACANRDLPTEVAEGRFRADLYYRLNVFPLTLRPLRERADDVAPLAFALALRHSAGTTPCFTEGALAMLKLHSWPGNVRELENVVRRALLLSHGSATIAPEHIVFDSPARLVSHLAIGGLAVAHGGAGMMLDAEDHELGATRKLSSIVQHSEARHIMEVLDACGGNRLRAARELGISERTLRYRLASMREAGIEIGRHAAGGGR, from the coding sequence ATGGCCACATTGCCCGTCACCGACGCGACGCTCCGCCTGCACGGCCCGCTGCTGCAACGGGCGGGGGCTATCGCCGCCTCTCTTTTCGATATCGCTGCAATCGATTTTCGCGATGGCGAGGACCGCAGCCCGACGAGGCCCCGCGCCCGCCGCGTCAGCCTGTCGCGCGGCGCTGCCCCTGCCATCATGCGCGAGGGTTCGGCGCATACCGCCGTCACTTATGCCGACCCGGTCAGCGAAACGTCGCTCGCCATGATCCTCGCCGCGATGGCAGGGCCGGAAGACCCGATCGCCGCCGATCCGGAGAGCCTCTCGGTCTTCGCGCTGGCCGAGCGCCTGGCCGTCAGCGACATCCCCGTCCTCATCAACGGGCCGACCGGGACCGGCAAGGAAGTGCTCAGCCGCTTCATCCACGCCCGCTCGAACCGCCGCGAAGGCCCGTTCATCGCGGTCAACTGCGCCGCCATGCCCGAGACGATGCTGGAGGCCATGCTGTTCGGCCACCAGAAGGGCGCCTTCACCGGCGCGACTTCCGCCAGCGAGGGCTTCATGCGCGCGGCGGACGGCGGCACCCTGCTGCTGGACGAGATCGCCGAGCTGCCCCTCCCCCTCCAGGCCAAGCTGCTGCGCGCCCTGCAGGAGCAGGAAGTGGTGCCCATCGGCTCCACCCGCGCGATCAAGGTGGACGTGCGCATCATCGCATGCGCCAACCGCGACCTGCCCACCGAAGTCGCCGAGGGCCGCTTCCGCGCAGACCTCTACTACCGCCTCAACGTCTTCCCGCTGACGCTGCGCCCCTTGCGCGAGCGCGCGGACGACGTCGCCCCCCTCGCCTTCGCGTTGGCGCTGCGCCACTCCGCCGGTACGACGCCGTGCTTCACAGAGGGTGCGCTGGCGATGCTCAAGCTGCATTCGTGGCCGGGCAACGTGCGCGAACTGGAGAACGTGGTACGCCGCGCGCTGCTCCTTTCTCACGGCAGCGCCACGATCGCGCCCGAGCATATCGTCTTCGACAGCCCCGCGCGGCTGGTCAGCCATCTCGCCATCGGCGGTCTCGCCGTTGCGCATGGCGGGGCAGGCATGATGCTGGACGCCGAAGACCACGAACTTGGGGCAACCCGCAAGCTCTCCAGCATCGTCCAGCATTCGGAAGCCCGGCACATCATGGAAGTCCTCGACGCCTGTGGCGGCAACCGCCTGCGCGCCGCCCGCGAACTCGGCATCTCGGAGCGCACCCTGCGCTACCGCCTCGCCTCGATGCGCGAGGCCGGGATCGAGATCGGTCGCCACGCGGCGGGAGGCGGCCGATGA
- the fliE gene encoding flagellar hook-basal body complex protein FliE produces MSGLPSIGAGGGGVQQILALRQQIIARNDLLREIHTAQAANQTSAPQGQTDGFASSLQHALNGVSAVQQRSEDLSVAYEKGEVTDVAKVMLARQEAGVAFEATLQVRNKLLSAYQDIMRMGV; encoded by the coding sequence ATGAGCGGGCTGCCCTCGATTGGCGCGGGCGGCGGCGGGGTCCAGCAGATCCTCGCGCTGCGCCAGCAGATCATCGCCCGCAACGACCTCCTGCGCGAGATCCACACCGCGCAGGCTGCCAACCAGACCTCGGCACCGCAGGGCCAGACCGACGGCTTCGCCTCCTCGCTCCAGCACGCGCTGAACGGCGTCAGCGCCGTGCAGCAGCGCTCCGAAGACCTCTCGGTCGCTTACGAGAAGGGCGAAGTGACCGACGTCGCCAAGGTCATGCTGGCGCGGCAGGAGGCGGGCGTCGCCTTCGAAGCCACCTTGCAGGTCCGCAACAAGCTGCTGTCCGCCTACCAGGACATCATGCGGATGGGAGTGTGA